Proteins from a single region of Halorubrum sp. 2020YC2:
- a CDS encoding S8 family serine peptidase, translated as MIRTNNYTKALAALFAVLMVVSMMAPVAGAAVAADAGDATPAMEEAGDVPAFSDDVSYEQTSDGEFAQQDADDVDIDPALERKFEGQAESDGDTVDVVVRLSPADTSGVQGQEATVGALKDHAAETQQNVVRFAQMSEHVELERQFWITNAVLLEVNPDRVSLEEIASAEGVERLHVNFEVTTAQASGGNGSANESASENETTSTNSTSENETATNETVTNETASDDSAERSEPSADTEPVAPSSMRTENYSTTYGLDMINATEVWDAYNTQGEGVEVAVLDSGMDDSHPDLPELDDEHWQSWDSDGNPIDSEPSDSSGHGTHVSGTVAGAENPDGDVPTFGVAPDVELYHGQVIPGGGGSFTQVAAGMEWAVDTAGVDIISMSLGAAGYSVDMIEPSENARDAGVILVASAGNDGEGTTGSPGNVYPNFASGAVNEDAEVASFSSGETVDTSSAWGDDASDYWPDEYVVPDAAAPGVDVLSSVPGGGYDGTYSGTSMSAPHKTGAFALMLSAAGGSVDRETAIETMEDTAWKPDDAPEPPGTPDTRYGNGIIDVKAAADQVALDSGVTGTVSDGDGDAIEGATIEIEENGFAAETGPDGEYTVLSPPGNYTITASGFGYEEASESVSVPDNETFVEQNITLADALGVEPVAGQPEAIEGGQQFEVQVNVANLETYSVERNGSYEGDLTFELNGAEISEGEDVDVGGLTGLANLTVTTEANTDGEFALDHTFSGAGDTVSVTTGPTTVFAEYTSIAVVDDGVNGDDVVDRLTAELPGSYEIDLLTGSDAVDAAANDEYEAFVVQNIDGTYVEDLKSNTAGASTGVVWLDQWGSGSNGVPARSSALGDPANTEDSFASPNPEMEIVEDSPLFEGVGEVGDTFGIHSATFADHSWFEDSDFQTVGYVQAGGVTDGPAAATLAQEREVLLSTFGSTSFVGSGDYSGDADAVLANAAEWAATTPPVVLNEDQPAQNAPGEAFGAEYGVQQLEKVKVSLHEDSTANQSNLDLYVGGSINAWGEWRAYSPPLTDDDYTVEVESTDDTVGSVILETTFTFANNEDAVGDGADIAPEDSHEITITTGPTAVYDEPLTVGDGEDVETIQEAVDLAPSGAEIEVTEGTYDEVVSIDETQNLTITGDDATIVAPDSGAADGHAHVDIQASGTHFEGFDLETPAGLASVGVSDTSDVTVSDVSVTGASDAVQVVGSSDVTVTNASATGAAANGVHVADSDSVAVHDAEATDAGTGVRIAGSAGVAVDAPSATNVSYGVMLDGATDVAVSGASVEGAAEAGVASMSSSGVDLTDASVTDADYGVHVDGGAVSNLTDASVSDSDYGVVAEGGAAVADASHNEITNATTGFMFSGSATSGEFAMNDVNATTGVLASDAGDDLTVHFNDFAETETAMDAESGSFDAPLNWFGEGGPQANSGIAGDVTYSPYLTADLGEVDTNTTEIAVDLTMEANETYTVGVPAATDQTVGDAFNDEFEGAVYGYDAEIGDWQMLTANDSLSALSAVLVVTEEDTYATLDFQSGDEPASPGQVDLHNGWNLVSPSAYHDEEYAFWTEGTNKGDGDYYTPSTSMMAESHADGHIGQGEVPDSAVNPFGGYWVGIGAEGDGYTVFSDMEKDPTIDDYDALLDPEVPDVPQQPGDGPGEEPSEPEDVSVAVVDEQNYHEGAIADALSDALDDDVYTTVDTLTADEALDEMDGYDVFVVQRFGSDSLASDFTDSLGDDQAVVYLDSDQGGTAEAYADGVYRLNSVRDDPAERDSVSLDADENPVEVDIQSDHPIFDGVGEEGESVPVVDSGTTWGAWFNDYDGQVLGHSDFSPSDEGEFEGPGVAIDEDRNEVLNTAIAMDFFHDDPDDFTEEGVTLFANSVEEAASMAASSSGDSAAEADEEAGTQPSLAPTATPA; from the coding sequence ATGATACGCACCAACAACTACACGAAGGCGCTCGCCGCGCTGTTCGCGGTACTCATGGTCGTTTCCATGATGGCTCCCGTCGCGGGGGCCGCCGTGGCCGCGGACGCGGGCGACGCCACACCTGCGATGGAGGAGGCCGGGGACGTCCCGGCGTTCTCCGACGACGTATCGTACGAACAGACGAGTGACGGCGAGTTCGCACAGCAGGACGCGGACGACGTCGACATCGACCCCGCGCTCGAGCGCAAGTTCGAGGGGCAAGCGGAGTCCGACGGCGACACGGTAGACGTCGTCGTCAGGCTCTCGCCCGCGGACACGAGCGGGGTTCAGGGTCAGGAGGCGACGGTCGGCGCGCTGAAGGACCACGCCGCCGAGACCCAGCAGAACGTGGTCCGCTTCGCCCAGATGTCGGAGCACGTGGAGCTCGAACGGCAGTTCTGGATCACGAACGCCGTGCTCCTCGAGGTCAACCCCGACCGCGTCTCCCTCGAGGAGATCGCGTCCGCCGAGGGCGTCGAGCGCCTGCACGTCAACTTCGAGGTGACGACGGCGCAGGCCAGCGGCGGGAACGGCTCCGCGAACGAGTCGGCGTCCGAGAACGAGACGACGTCGACGAACTCGACGTCCGAGAACGAGACGGCGACGAACGAGACGGTGACGAACGAGACGGCGTCCGACGACTCCGCGGAGCGTTCGGAGCCGTCGGCCGACACCGAGCCGGTCGCGCCGTCGTCGATGCGGACCGAGAACTACTCGACGACGTACGGTCTCGACATGATCAACGCGACCGAGGTCTGGGACGCGTACAACACCCAGGGCGAGGGCGTCGAAGTCGCCGTGCTCGACAGCGGGATGGACGACTCCCACCCCGACCTGCCGGAGCTCGACGACGAGCACTGGCAGTCGTGGGACAGCGACGGGAACCCGATCGACTCCGAGCCGTCCGACTCCAGCGGGCACGGCACGCACGTCTCCGGGACGGTCGCCGGCGCGGAGAACCCCGACGGCGACGTGCCGACGTTCGGCGTCGCGCCCGACGTCGAGCTGTACCACGGGCAGGTCATCCCCGGCGGCGGCGGCTCGTTCACCCAGGTCGCGGCCGGGATGGAGTGGGCGGTCGACACCGCGGGCGTCGACATCATCTCGATGAGCCTCGGCGCGGCCGGCTACAGCGTCGACATGATCGAGCCGTCCGAGAACGCGCGCGACGCGGGCGTCATCCTCGTCGCGTCCGCCGGCAACGACGGAGAGGGAACGACCGGATCGCCCGGCAACGTGTATCCCAACTTCGCGAGCGGCGCGGTCAACGAGGACGCGGAGGTCGCGAGCTTCTCCAGCGGGGAGACGGTCGACACCTCCTCCGCGTGGGGCGACGACGCGTCCGACTACTGGCCCGACGAGTACGTCGTGCCGGACGCGGCAGCGCCCGGCGTGGACGTGCTGAGCTCCGTGCCCGGCGGCGGCTACGACGGCACCTACTCCGGCACCTCGATGTCCGCGCCCCACAAGACGGGCGCGTTCGCGCTGATGCTGTCCGCGGCCGGCGGCAGCGTCGACCGCGAGACCGCCATCGAGACGATGGAGGACACCGCCTGGAAGCCCGACGACGCCCCGGAGCCGCCGGGAACGCCCGACACGCGGTACGGCAACGGGATCATCGACGTCAAGGCGGCCGCGGACCAGGTCGCGCTCGACAGCGGCGTCACCGGCACCGTCTCCGACGGCGACGGCGACGCCATCGAGGGCGCGACCATCGAGATCGAGGAGAACGGCTTCGCGGCCGAGACCGGCCCCGACGGCGAGTACACCGTGCTCTCGCCGCCGGGCAACTACACGATCACCGCGAGCGGCTTCGGCTACGAGGAGGCCAGCGAGAGCGTCTCGGTCCCGGACAACGAGACGTTCGTCGAGCAGAACATCACGCTGGCCGACGCGCTCGGCGTCGAGCCCGTCGCGGGCCAGCCCGAGGCGATCGAGGGCGGCCAGCAGTTCGAGGTCCAGGTGAACGTCGCCAACCTCGAAACGTACTCCGTCGAGCGGAACGGCAGCTACGAGGGCGACCTCACGTTCGAGCTCAACGGCGCCGAGATCAGCGAGGGCGAGGACGTCGACGTCGGCGGCCTCACCGGCCTCGCCAACCTCACGGTCACCACCGAGGCGAACACCGACGGCGAGTTCGCGCTCGATCACACGTTCTCCGGCGCGGGCGACACGGTCTCCGTGACGACCGGGCCGACGACCGTGTTCGCGGAGTACACCTCGATCGCCGTCGTCGACGACGGCGTCAACGGCGACGACGTCGTCGACCGGCTCACCGCGGAGCTCCCCGGGTCGTACGAGATCGACCTGCTCACCGGGAGCGACGCGGTCGACGCCGCGGCGAACGACGAGTACGAGGCGTTCGTGGTCCAGAACATCGACGGGACGTACGTCGAGGACCTGAAGTCGAACACCGCGGGCGCCTCGACGGGCGTCGTGTGGCTCGACCAGTGGGGAAGCGGTAGCAACGGCGTCCCCGCGCGGTCGAGCGCGCTCGGCGACCCGGCGAACACCGAAGACAGCTTCGCGTCCCCGAACCCCGAGATGGAGATCGTCGAGGACAGCCCGCTCTTCGAGGGCGTCGGCGAGGTCGGCGACACGTTCGGCATCCACTCCGCGACGTTCGCGGACCACTCGTGGTTCGAGGACAGCGACTTCCAGACGGTCGGCTACGTCCAGGCCGGCGGCGTGACGGACGGTCCCGCCGCCGCGACGCTGGCGCAGGAGCGCGAGGTGCTCCTCTCGACGTTCGGCTCGACCAGCTTCGTCGGCTCCGGCGACTACAGCGGCGACGCCGACGCCGTGCTGGCGAACGCGGCCGAGTGGGCCGCGACCACGCCGCCGGTCGTCCTCAACGAGGACCAGCCCGCACAGAACGCGCCCGGCGAGGCGTTCGGCGCCGAGTACGGCGTCCAGCAGCTGGAGAAGGTCAAGGTGTCGCTCCACGAGGACAGCACCGCCAACCAGTCGAACCTCGATCTCTACGTCGGCGGGTCGATCAACGCGTGGGGCGAGTGGCGCGCCTACTCGCCGCCGCTGACCGACGACGACTACACGGTCGAGGTCGAATCGACCGACGACACCGTCGGATCGGTGATCTTGGAGACGACGTTCACGTTCGCCAACAACGAGGACGCGGTCGGTGACGGCGCCGACATCGCGCCCGAGGACTCACACGAGATAACCATTACCACCGGCCCGACCGCGGTGTACGACGAGCCGCTGACGGTCGGTGACGGCGAGGACGTCGAGACGATCCAGGAGGCCGTCGACCTCGCGCCGAGCGGCGCCGAGATCGAGGTCACTGAAGGCACCTACGACGAGGTCGTCTCGATCGACGAGACGCAGAACCTCACGATCACCGGCGACGACGCCACGATCGTCGCGCCCGACTCCGGCGCCGCCGACGGCCACGCGCACGTCGACATCCAGGCCAGCGGGACTCACTTCGAGGGCTTCGACCTCGAAACGCCCGCGGGCCTCGCGAGCGTCGGCGTCTCCGACACGAGCGACGTCACCGTCTCCGACGTCTCGGTGACCGGCGCGTCCGACGCGGTTCAGGTCGTCGGCAGTAGCGACGTCACCGTCACGAACGCCAGCGCCACGGGCGCCGCGGCCAACGGCGTCCACGTCGCGGACAGCGACTCCGTCGCCGTCCACGACGCCGAGGCGACCGACGCCGGCACCGGCGTCCGGATCGCCGGCAGCGCGGGCGTCGCCGTCGACGCGCCGAGCGCGACGAACGTCTCCTACGGCGTGATGCTCGACGGCGCGACCGACGTCGCCGTCTCGGGCGCGTCCGTCGAGGGCGCCGCCGAGGCGGGTGTCGCGTCGATGAGTTCCAGCGGCGTCGACCTCACCGACGCGTCGGTGACCGACGCCGACTACGGCGTCCACGTCGACGGCGGGGCGGTCAGCAACCTGACCGACGCGTCCGTCAGCGACAGCGACTACGGCGTCGTCGCGGAGGGCGGCGCCGCCGTTGCCGACGCGTCGCACAACGAGATCACGAACGCCACCACCGGCTTCATGTTCTCGGGCAGCGCGACGAGCGGCGAGTTCGCGATGAACGACGTCAACGCCACGACCGGCGTGCTGGCGTCCGACGCGGGCGACGACCTCACCGTCCACTTCAACGACTTCGCCGAGACCGAGACGGCGATGGACGCGGAGAGCGGCTCGTTCGACGCGCCGCTCAACTGGTTCGGCGAGGGCGGCCCGCAGGCCAACAGCGGCATCGCGGGCGACGTCACGTACTCGCCGTACCTCACCGCCGACCTCGGCGAGGTCGACACGAACACGACGGAGATCGCCGTGGACCTGACGATGGAGGCCAACGAGACCTACACCGTCGGCGTCCCGGCGGCCACCGACCAGACCGTCGGCGACGCCTTCAACGACGAGTTCGAGGGCGCCGTCTACGGCTACGACGCCGAGATAGGCGACTGGCAGATGCTGACGGCGAACGACAGCCTCAGCGCGCTCTCGGCCGTTCTCGTCGTCACCGAGGAGGACACCTACGCCACGCTCGACTTCCAGTCCGGCGACGAGCCCGCCAGTCCGGGCCAGGTCGACCTCCACAACGGGTGGAACCTCGTGAGTCCGTCGGCGTACCACGACGAGGAGTACGCCTTCTGGACCGAGGGCACGAACAAGGGCGACGGCGACTACTACACGCCGAGCACGTCGATGATGGCCGAGTCGCACGCCGACGGCCACATCGGCCAAGGCGAGGTGCCCGACTCCGCGGTCAACCCGTTCGGCGGGTACTGGGTCGGCATCGGCGCCGAGGGCGACGGCTACACGGTCTTCTCCGACATGGAGAAGGACCCGACGATCGACGACTACGACGCGCTGTTGGACCCGGAGGTTCCGGACGTCCCGCAGCAGCCCGGAGACGGTCCGGGTGAGGAGCCGAGCGAACCCGAGGACGTCTCCGTCGCGGTCGTCGACGAGCAGAACTACCACGAGGGCGCCATCGCGGACGCGCTCTCCGACGCGCTCGACGACGACGTCTACACCACCGTCGACACGCTCACCGCCGACGAGGCGCTCGACGAGATGGACGGCTACGACGTGTTCGTCGTCCAGCGGTTCGGCAGCGACTCGCTGGCGTCCGACTTCACGGACTCGCTCGGCGACGACCAGGCCGTCGTCTACCTGGACTCCGACCAGGGCGGGACGGCCGAGGCGTACGCCGACGGCGTCTACCGCCTCAACAGCGTCCGCGACGATCCGGCCGAGCGCGACTCCGTCTCGCTCGACGCCGACGAGAATCCCGTCGAGGTCGACATCCAGTCCGACCACCCGATATTCGACGGCGTCGGCGAGGAGGGCGAGTCGGTCCCGGTCGTCGACTCCGGCACGACGTGGGGCGCCTGGTTCAACGACTACGACGGCCAGGTGCTCGGCCACTCGGACTTCAGCCCGAGCGACGAGGGCGAGTTCGAGGGCCCGGGCGTCGCGATCGACGAGGACCGTAACGAGGTCCTGAACACGGCGATCGCGATGGACTTCTTCCACGACGACCCGGACGACTTCACCGAGGAGGGCGTCACCCTGTTCGCGAACTCCGTCGAGGAGGCCGCGAGCATGGCGGCGTCCTCCAGCGGTGACTCCGCCGCGGAAGCGGACGAAGAGGCTGGCACGCAGCCCAGCCTCGCGCCGACCGCGACACCCGCCTGA
- a CDS encoding AAA family ATPase, producing the protein MVEAFAVASGKGGTGKTTSTLALGMALAADHDVTVVDADTGMANLLFHAGLDDAAVTLHDLLVEGTATDVSEATYERFGLSVVPCGTSLAGFEAAEPERLRDVVAELARDTDVLLLDSPAALGSKSAVLPVVLADRVVVVVEPTIPALSDGLKVQEYARSYGTETAGVLFNKVRDEADDVAAQAERHFGGPVLANIPESDAVRAARRAGKPLLAHAPESEAAARFRRAADRLDVRDGDGDAVADRFRSAVVPDTP; encoded by the coding sequence ATGGTCGAGGCGTTCGCGGTCGCCAGCGGGAAGGGCGGCACGGGGAAGACGACGAGCACGCTCGCGCTCGGGATGGCGCTCGCGGCCGACCACGACGTGACGGTCGTGGACGCCGACACCGGGATGGCGAACCTCCTCTTTCACGCCGGACTCGACGACGCGGCGGTCACCCTCCACGACCTGCTCGTCGAGGGCACCGCGACGGACGTGAGCGAGGCCACCTACGAGCGGTTCGGACTCTCGGTCGTCCCCTGTGGCACCTCGCTCGCGGGCTTCGAGGCCGCTGAGCCGGAGCGCCTCCGCGACGTGGTGGCGGAACTCGCGCGCGACACCGACGTGCTCCTGCTCGACTCGCCGGCCGCGCTCGGCTCGAAGTCGGCCGTGCTGCCGGTCGTGCTGGCCGACCGGGTGGTGGTCGTCGTCGAGCCGACCATCCCCGCGCTCTCGGACGGCCTGAAGGTCCAGGAGTACGCGCGCTCGTACGGCACGGAGACCGCCGGCGTCCTGTTCAACAAGGTCCGGGACGAGGCCGACGACGTGGCCGCGCAGGCGGAGCGTCACTTCGGCGGCCCCGTCCTCGCGAATATTCCGGAGAGCGACGCGGTCCGGGCGGCGCGTCGCGCGGGGAAACCCCTGCTCGCTCACGCGCCGGAGAGCGAGGCCGCCGCGCGCTTCCGGCGGGCCGCCGACCGGCTCGACGTGCGCGACGGCGACGGCGACGCGGTCGCGGACCGCTTCCGGAGCGCGGTCGTCCCCGACACGCCATGA
- a CDS encoding rhodanese-like domain-containing protein, producing MVETISADEFRDRIDARRRSDRDFTVVDTRPEESFAGWRVADAVHYFYKPFHEFDVDDFERETGLSPDDSVITLCAKGKASEDFAAGLDAAGYDDVVVVADGMRGWSAVYDRTDVPLQDRPSSAPPLDVVQIQRRAKGCLGYLVIGGREAGEADHALTDSPASDSDGSDRVAVAVDVSRHGDEWVAAAAERDASIAAVLDTHVHADHLSGGRALADDLGVPYYLPAAAADRDVAHAFEPIGRNETLDVGGVDLKALATPGHTDDGASYLVDDAAVLTGDTLFTDSVGRTELQFSAGGDGGDESAADEGAAGAARRLYDSLHGTLLAQPDGVVVCPGHFAVANDGTTGDVVPGEPVFATVGDARRDIEVLGLDREAFVERITRTLPEKPPNYESVIAANRGVESPPDETAAIELELGPNRCAAEPDADSAAGDD from the coding sequence ATGGTCGAGACGATATCCGCCGACGAGTTCCGCGACAGGATCGACGCGCGTCGGCGCAGCGATCGAGATTTCACCGTGGTCGACACGCGACCCGAAGAGAGCTTCGCGGGGTGGCGCGTGGCGGACGCGGTCCACTACTTCTACAAGCCGTTCCACGAGTTCGACGTCGACGACTTCGAGCGCGAGACCGGGCTCTCGCCCGACGACAGCGTGATCACGCTGTGCGCGAAGGGGAAGGCATCGGAGGACTTCGCCGCCGGACTCGACGCGGCCGGATACGATGACGTGGTCGTCGTCGCTGACGGGATGCGCGGCTGGTCCGCGGTGTACGACCGCACCGACGTTCCGCTACAGGACAGGCCCTCTAGCGCCCCGCCGCTCGACGTCGTCCAGATCCAGCGCCGCGCGAAGGGGTGTCTGGGCTACCTCGTCATCGGCGGGCGCGAGGCGGGCGAGGCGGATCACGCCCTCACGGACAGTCCCGCGAGCGATTCCGACGGCTCCGACCGCGTCGCCGTCGCCGTCGACGTCTCCAGACACGGCGACGAGTGGGTCGCGGCGGCCGCCGAGCGCGACGCGTCGATCGCGGCCGTCCTCGACACGCACGTCCACGCCGACCACCTCTCGGGCGGCCGGGCGCTCGCGGACGACCTCGGCGTGCCGTACTACCTGCCCGCCGCGGCCGCCGACCGCGACGTGGCGCACGCCTTCGAGCCGATCGGGCGCAACGAGACGCTCGACGTCGGCGGCGTCGACCTGAAGGCGCTCGCGACGCCCGGCCACACCGACGACGGGGCGAGCTACCTCGTCGACGACGCGGCGGTCCTCACGGGCGACACGCTGTTCACCGACAGCGTCGGCCGGACGGAGCTCCAGTTCTCGGCGGGCGGCGACGGGGGAGATGAGTCAGCCGCCGACGAGGGCGCCGCGGGCGCGGCCCGCCGGCTGTACGACTCGCTCCACGGGACGCTGCTCGCCCAGCCGGACGGCGTCGTCGTCTGTCCCGGTCACTTCGCGGTCGCGAACGACGGGACGACCGGCGACGTCGTCCCGGGCGAACCCGTCTTCGCGACGGTCGGGGACGCGCGCCGGGATATCGAGGTCCTCGGTCTCGATCGGGAGGCCTTCGTCGAGCGTATCACCCGGACGCTGCCGGAGAAGCCGCCGAACTACGAGTCGGTGATCGCGGCCAACCGCGGCGTCGAGTCGCCGCCCGACGAGACCGCGGCGATCGAACTCGAACTCGGCCCGAACCGCTGCGCCGCGGAGCCGGACGCCGACTCGGCCGCGGGCGACGACTGA
- a CDS encoding endonuclease V, whose protein sequence is MALARPDLRPDPSLSRAEMEALQRDIAAAATFADEHALDPAAVAVEEAASLADGLPPARTDAQERLGTDAGPNPAGSASGSTVPTVVGVDQAFLTDRDDGRPDAAVSAAVALRGGTVIEYASATTPLSIPYIPGLLAFREGEPILAALDALDADPDLLICDGSGRIHYREAGLATHVGVLRDTPSVGVAKSLLCGEPDESTAERPAGWRTPVRADDAVTTAEPGTVIGHAFQSRQYPNSKRVNPLYVSPGHRAGAETAVDLVEALCAGYKLPEPTRLADAYAERVKRDVD, encoded by the coding sequence ATGGCCCTCGCGCGGCCCGACCTCCGGCCCGACCCGTCGCTGTCGCGCGCGGAGATGGAGGCCCTCCAGCGCGACATCGCGGCGGCCGCGACGTTCGCGGACGAGCACGCGCTCGACCCGGCCGCCGTCGCGGTCGAGGAGGCCGCCTCCCTCGCGGACGGACTCCCGCCAGCGCGCACCGACGCACAGGAGCGGCTGGGGACCGACGCGGGACCGAACCCGGCCGGCTCGGCGTCCGGTTCAACGGTCCCCACCGTCGTCGGCGTCGATCAGGCGTTCCTCACCGACCGCGACGACGGCCGTCCCGACGCCGCCGTCTCGGCCGCGGTCGCGCTCCGCGGCGGGACCGTGATCGAGTACGCGAGCGCGACGACGCCGCTGTCGATCCCCTACATTCCCGGCCTGCTCGCGTTCCGGGAGGGCGAGCCGATACTGGCCGCGCTCGACGCGCTCGACGCCGACCCCGACCTGCTGATATGCGACGGCTCCGGTCGGATCCACTACCGTGAAGCCGGGCTGGCGACCCACGTCGGCGTCCTCCGCGACACCCCGAGCGTCGGCGTCGCGAAGAGCCTCCTCTGTGGCGAACCCGACGAGTCGACGGCCGAGCGGCCCGCGGGCTGGCGGACGCCGGTCCGCGCCGACGACGCGGTGACGACCGCCGAGCCGGGGACCGTCATCGGCCACGCGTTCCAGTCGCGCCAGTACCCGAACAGTAAGCGGGTGAACCCGCTGTACGTCAGCCCCGGCCACCGCGCGGGGGCGGAGACCGCGGTCGACCTCGTCGAAGCGCTGTGCGCGGGGTACAAACTCCCCGAGCCGACGCGGCTCGCGGACGCGTACGCGGAGCGCGTGAAGCGGGACGTGGACTGA
- a CDS encoding rhomboid family intramembrane serine protease, with translation MATCDVCGEYENLPYQCDRCGQTFCSEHRLPENHDCPGLSEWNDPGGVFDSGFDESVEGGSGGGTGGRTGGGGSEGVVGRVKRRIDRETSTGGIVSYFRNNATYAILLAIWVTFLAQLIVFWGVSPALHDQLFVLRSDALGRVWTWVTAVLSHSPVSLYHIIGNSVVLFFFGPLVERAVGSKRFTAFFFLSGILAGLGHVLFALALGGTTGVLGASGAGFALLGVLTVWRPNMQVLLFFVVPMKIKYLTWGIALVSAVLVVQSVQAGGAGSAGGIAHLAHLIGFAIGLAFGKRNEGLARSAGGMGGVSMGGARGPRGPGGPGGPGGRR, from the coding sequence ATGGCGACGTGCGACGTGTGCGGGGAGTACGAGAACCTCCCGTATCAGTGTGATCGGTGCGGCCAGACGTTCTGTTCCGAACACCGGCTGCCCGAGAACCACGACTGTCCGGGCCTCTCGGAGTGGAACGACCCCGGCGGCGTCTTCGACAGCGGCTTCGACGAGAGCGTCGAGGGCGGCTCGGGGGGCGGCACCGGCGGTCGAACCGGTGGGGGGGGCTCCGAGGGGGTCGTCGGCCGGGTCAAGCGCCGGATCGACCGGGAGACGAGCACCGGGGGAATCGTGAGCTACTTCCGGAACAACGCGACCTACGCCATCCTGCTCGCGATCTGGGTCACCTTCCTCGCGCAGCTGATCGTCTTCTGGGGCGTGAGCCCGGCGCTCCACGACCAGCTGTTCGTGCTCCGGTCGGACGCGCTCGGGCGGGTCTGGACCTGGGTGACCGCCGTGCTCTCTCACTCGCCGGTGAGCCTCTACCACATCATCGGGAACAGCGTCGTCCTGTTCTTCTTCGGTCCCCTCGTCGAGCGCGCGGTGGGGTCGAAGCGCTTCACCGCGTTCTTCTTCCTGTCGGGGATCCTCGCCGGCCTCGGCCACGTCCTCTTCGCGCTCGCGCTCGGCGGGACGACCGGCGTGCTGGGCGCCAGCGGCGCCGGCTTCGCGCTCCTCGGCGTGCTCACCGTCTGGCGGCCGAACATGCAGGTGCTGCTGTTCTTCGTCGTCCCGATGAAGATCAAGTACCTGACGTGGGGGATCGCGCTCGTCTCGGCGGTCCTCGTCGTCCAGAGCGTCCAAGCGGGCGGCGCCGGCAGCGCCGGCGGCATCGCCCACCTCGCGCACCTGATCGGCTTCGCCATCGGGCTCGCGTTCGGCAAGCGCAACGAGGGGCTGGCGCGCTCCGCGGGCGGCATGGGCGGCGTCTCGATGGGCGGCGCGCGCGGTCCGCGCGGCCCCGGGGGTCCGGGCGGTCCCGGTGGGCGGCGCTGA
- a CDS encoding type I 3-dehydroquinate dehydratase, giving the protein MFEEFVLAASTADLSEEPRAREHADAVEFRMDLANSPLDQLASYDGDLPLLVTNRASWEGGEAADGTGRYDALSDAIGNDAVAAVDVELGALRGTHPDPAEESHATALRDAAREAGVDVVASVHDFESTPEPAALVDLLADAASEGDVGKLATTATAPADALAMIEATHEATAAGHRVAAMCMDEPGRHTRAVTPVYGSKIGYAPVDPAEATAPGQYPLATLRELVDRLREGGTVE; this is encoded by the coding sequence ATGTTCGAGGAGTTCGTTCTCGCCGCGAGCACGGCCGACCTCTCCGAGGAGCCGCGCGCCCGCGAGCACGCCGACGCCGTCGAATTCCGGATGGACCTCGCAAACTCCCCGCTCGACCAGCTGGCGAGCTACGACGGCGACCTCCCACTACTCGTCACGAACCGGGCGTCGTGGGAGGGCGGCGAGGCGGCGGACGGAACCGGCCGCTACGACGCCCTCTCGGACGCGATCGGTAACGACGCGGTCGCCGCGGTCGACGTCGAACTCGGCGCGCTGCGCGGGACGCACCCGGACCCGGCCGAGGAGTCGCACGCGACCGCGCTGCGCGACGCGGCGCGCGAGGCGGGCGTCGACGTGGTCGCGTCGGTCCACGACTTCGAGTCCACCCCGGAGCCGGCCGCGCTGGTGGACCTCCTCGCGGACGCCGCGAGCGAGGGTGACGTAGGGAAGCTGGCGACGACCGCGACCGCGCCGGCGGACGCGCTCGCGATGATCGAGGCGACCCACGAGGCGACCGCCGCGGGTCACCGCGTCGCGGCGATGTGTATGGACGAGCCGGGGCGGCACACCCGCGCCGTGACCCCGGTCTACGGCTCGAAAATCGGCTACGCGCCCGTCGACCCCGCGGAGGCGACCGCGCCGGGCCAGTACCCGCTCGCGACGCTCAGAGAGCTCGTCGACCGGCTTCGGGAGGGCGGAACTGTCGAGTGA